A portion of the Mycobacterium paraseoulense genome contains these proteins:
- a CDS encoding MaoC/PaaZ C-terminal domain-containing protein: MPIDVDVALAAELDPIEFAWTSSDVQLYHLALGAGKDPMDPRELRYLVDDTPQVLPTFGNVAASFHMTKPPTVQFPGIDIELGKVLHASERVEVPGPLPPSGSARAVTRFTDIWDKGKAAVIWSETTVSAPDGTLLWTQRRSIFARGEGGFGGERGPSTSDAAPDRAPDVEVAVPILPQQALLYRLCGDRNPLHSDPEFAAAAGFSQPILHGLCTYGMTCKAIVDTMLDGDAGAVAAYGARFAGVAFPGETLNVGIWKEDGRLLASVVAPSRDNAVVLSGVELIPA, translated from the coding sequence ATGCCCATTGACGTAGACGTCGCGCTGGCCGCCGAGCTGGACCCGATCGAATTCGCTTGGACGAGCAGCGATGTGCAGCTCTACCACTTGGCGTTGGGGGCCGGCAAGGACCCGATGGACCCGCGCGAACTGCGCTACCTCGTCGACGACACACCGCAGGTCCTGCCGACGTTCGGCAACGTCGCGGCCTCCTTCCACATGACCAAGCCGCCGACCGTGCAGTTCCCCGGGATCGACATCGAGCTGGGCAAGGTGCTGCACGCCAGCGAGCGGGTGGAGGTGCCCGGGCCGCTGCCGCCCTCGGGATCCGCTCGCGCCGTCACCCGGTTCACCGACATCTGGGACAAGGGCAAGGCCGCGGTCATCTGGAGCGAGACGACGGTCAGCGCGCCCGACGGCACCCTGCTCTGGACACAGCGGCGGTCCATCTTCGCCCGTGGCGAAGGCGGTTTCGGCGGCGAGCGTGGACCGTCGACTTCGGACGCCGCGCCGGACCGGGCGCCCGATGTGGAGGTCGCGGTGCCGATCCTGCCGCAGCAGGCACTGCTGTACCGGCTCTGCGGGGATCGCAACCCGCTGCACTCCGACCCCGAATTCGCTGCGGCCGCGGGCTTTTCGCAGCCCATCCTGCACGGCCTGTGCACCTATGGCATGACATGCAAGGCCATCGTCGACACGATGCTGGACGGCGACGCCGGCGCGGTGGCAGCCTACGGTGCACGGTTTGCCGGTGTCGCGTTCCCCGGCGAGACCCTCAACGTCGGCATCTGGAAGGAAGACGGGCGGCTACTGGCCAGCGTTGTCGCGCCTTCGCGTGACAACGCGGTAGTGCTGAGCGGCGTCGAACTCATCCCAGCCTGA
- a CDS encoding DUF559 domain-containing protein: MGEPFFGSEAIASGLLTKSQLETRYHRLFRGVYIDRDAELTAAVRAKAAWLWTGRRGIVAGFSAAAVHGSKWVDDRRVVELIHTNHHRSSGMQLHRDTVAADEIEVIGGLTVTSPARTALDMGCWYPTMTAVAGIDALAGATEIKAVDVELLARRYAGRRGIARARRAADLFDAGAQSPKESWLRMVLIEAGLPRPQTQIPVLDEFGSVFAYLDMGWEEIKVAVEYDGEQHRSDRRQYTWDVRRLETLECLGWIVVRVVAGDRPGDIIHRVRAARARRVPG, from the coding sequence ATGGGTGAGCCATTTTTCGGGAGCGAAGCCATCGCCTCCGGACTGTTGACCAAGAGCCAATTGGAGACGCGGTACCACCGGCTTTTTCGAGGCGTGTACATCGATCGCGATGCTGAGCTGACCGCCGCGGTGCGTGCCAAGGCCGCGTGGTTGTGGACCGGGCGCCGCGGAATCGTGGCGGGGTTCTCGGCGGCCGCCGTGCACGGAAGCAAATGGGTCGACGACAGAAGAGTCGTGGAGCTAATTCACACGAACCACCATCGCTCGTCGGGCATGCAACTGCATAGAGACACCGTCGCCGCGGATGAAATCGAAGTAATCGGCGGCCTGACGGTTACATCGCCCGCCAGAACAGCCCTGGACATGGGCTGCTGGTACCCGACGATGACCGCCGTGGCAGGTATTGACGCTTTGGCCGGCGCGACGGAAATCAAAGCAGTTGATGTCGAGCTGCTGGCCCGCAGGTATGCCGGGCGCCGAGGCATCGCGCGAGCACGGCGAGCCGCCGACCTGTTCGATGCCGGGGCGCAGTCGCCGAAAGAGTCATGGCTTCGCATGGTGCTGATTGAGGCTGGCCTGCCGCGGCCCCAGACGCAGATCCCGGTGCTCGACGAATTCGGCAGCGTGTTCGCCTATTTGGATATGGGGTGGGAAGAGATCAAAGTCGCCGTCGAGTACGACGGTGAGCAGCACCGCAGCGATCGCCGGCAGTACACCTGGGATGTTCGGAGGCTGGAAACACTCGAGTGTCTGGGTTGGATCGTGGTAAGGGTGGTCGCCGGTGACCGGCCCGGCGACATCATTCACAGGGTTCGCGCGGCGCGTGCTCGTCGTGTGCCCGGTTAG